In the genome of Candidatus Atribacteria bacterium, the window GGAAGTTGGCACTTAGAAGATACTTATCTTTTTGTTACCTTAGAGCCTTGTCCGATGTGTGCCTATGCGATGCTTCAGGCTAGAATGAATAAATTAATATTCGGGACCCTTGACCCCAAAGCCGGGGCAGCAGGCAGCATCATTAACATCTTGCAAGATAAGAGATATAATCATCAAATAGAAGTAGTAAATGGTATTTTAGAAAAGGAATGCGGTTAATTTTAAAAAAATTATTTCAGGAAAGACGCTGAACTTAATGGTGTATCTATATACGTTAGTTAGTTACATGGTTAGCTAGTTAAGGAAGAAGAATATTAAGGAATAAATACTAAACTCATTAACTAATTAACCAACTAACCAAGTAACCAAGGAAAAAGGAGAGGTGGCTGAGTTTGGTTGAAAACGAGCGCTCGACTCGAAATCGAGTAGATAGGTTGTTCCTGTCTCATGGGTTCAAATCCCACCCTCTCCGCCAATTGAAAAATGTGACATTTATACCATCATTCACTAGCTTTCTCATTAACTTACCGTTTTAATAGAACGATTAAAGAACCTGAAAAAATATGGGCTTGAACTTCATTTTGGCCAAAAGCAGGCTTCCCTCTTTTTTAATTGGACTACTTTCATTTTATTTGTTATCATATTTAAGAAGGGTTAGATATACACCCATACTAATACTATCAAACTTAGGAACTATGAAAAGTCAAAACAATAATGAAACGATAAGATAAAACAACTTCGCAATAAGCAAGGATTAACGCAAGACGAATTGGCGAGAAAATCCGGTCTTCCTTATACGACGCTGACCAAAATTGAAAAAAATGTTATTACCAAGCTGTCTATTCAAACAGTCGTAAAGAA includes:
- a CDS encoding nucleoside deaminase, giving the protein MEFWNAKYLGSWHLEDTYLFVTLEPCPMCAYAMLQARMNKLIFGTLDPKAGAAGSIINILQDKRYNHQIEVVNGILEKECG